A genomic stretch from Lathyrus oleraceus cultivar Zhongwan6 chromosome 2, CAAS_Psat_ZW6_1.0, whole genome shotgun sequence includes:
- the LOC127118642 gene encoding protein MAINTENANCE OF MERISTEMS, translated as MLVGSTIFADKTFTLVEARYLLLFRDLDGCSGYSWGAAALVTLYRYLGDASMYSCKQLGGYPTLLQCWIHEYFPTVGKRGENWNPAGNCGLPRAMRWSYRQGVLKVDDLRPILDELTPTDVIWRPFEDHRAWRVFDEICLYRGCLKWGETVVPYLPDRCLRQFGYRQYVPSPPLDCMMATDIDVDWISYHQSVVDVIGSSSVATTPSEVVDGYLEWYYRVSHPRLVPPHRDAPREVPVPVYDAGPSDPDWARVSTLIRRYLRQVNAEEEDPQFSDLFEALHISRSH; from the exons atgttggtgggttccaccatatttgctgataagacctttacacttgtagaggcacgatacctcctcctgtttagggacttggatggatgttcaggatatagttggggagcagctgcactagttaccctctaccgatatcttggagatgcgtccatgtacagttgcaaacagctaggtggatatcctactctcctacag tgttggattcacgagtattttccaactgttggaaaaagaggggagaattggaaTCCTGCTGGAAACTGTGGTCTTCcccgagcgatgagatggtcATATAGACAGGGAGTCCTGAAGGTCgatgatttacgacctattttggacgagctgacacctaCCGACGTCATCTGGCgaccatttgaggatcatagagcatggcgtgtatttgatgagatatgtctttacaggggctgtttgaagtggggtgaaacagttgttccatacttgcctgatagatgtttacgtcagttcgggtatagacagtatgttccatccccacctctggattgtatgatggcgacggatattgatgttgattggatcaGTTACCATCAGAGTGTTGTCGATGTGATCGGTTCATCTTCCgtggccaccactccatctgagGTAGTAGACggttatctggagtggtattatcgtgtttcccatccacggttggtccctccccatcgtgacGCTCCTAGAGAGGTACCCGTTCCTGTATATGACGCCGGGCCATCTGATCCTgattgggctcgtgtatctacattgattcgtcgctatctgagacaggttaatgctgaagaggaagatccacagttttctgatttatttgaagctttgcatatttctcgttcacattga